Genomic DNA from Amycolatopsis alba DSM 44262:
GGCGCCGCTCGCGAGATCGAGCACCGAGACCCGCCAGCCCTTGGCGGGATCGCCGTCGACGGCCGACTTGTAGGCGAGGTGGGTCTCGTCGGGCGACAGCGACGGGCATTCGACGTTGTCCCGCAGCGTCTTCACGGTCCGGGCCGCGGAGTCGCCTTCGACGAGATACCGGTGGGAGCCGGTGGACATGGTGGCGTAGAAGCGGTCCGGCTGCCGGGTGAAGGTGACGCCCCAGAAGTTGAAGTCGGCCGCTTTGTACGGCTTGCCCTCGACGGTCACTGCGAAATCCTCCAGCGTGCCTTCGACGCTGTCGGTGGTGAGGTCGAGGGTGCCGGCGCGGGTGGAGAACCGCCCGCCGTTGTAGGAGTCGCCGGTGACGAACACCGTCCACGCGAGCCGCTTTCCGTCGGCCGAGACCCGTGCCCGGTTGGGCAGCCCGACCAGCGGGATCTCCTGCGTGACCGTGAGACGGCTGTCGAGGACGGCGAGCTGGTAGGTGGTCAGGCCGGTCTCCGGGCGCAGGCAGATCCCGGTGCCGCCCGCCGCGTACACCCGGCTGCAGGACACCGTCGACACCGCCCGCGCGCCGCCCGGATCGGCCGCGGCGACGCTGGACACGTGCCCGCGGTCGGCGTCGGCGGTGCTGCGGAACAGCAACCGCCCGCTTTCGAGGGTGACGGCGCCGCTGGTGCCCGCCGACGCGGTGTCCTGGTTGCGCGCTCCGGCCACCCCGACGTAGATCACGGCGGCCGCGGCCAGCGCGAGTACTCCGGTGACGGCGATCAGGACGCGGGTGCGGGTGTTCACGGTCGTGCCTTCCTGAGGGGAGCCAAGAGAACGAAGGTGGCGGCGACGGCGACCAGCACCGTCCCGGCGGCGATCGCGATCGCCGCCGTCGCACCCCAGAACTGCCATGAGAGTCCGAAAAGGACGGACGAGACGAAGTAGGCGAGCGCCTGCCCGCTCTGCACGATCGCGATGCCGGTGGTGCGCAACGCCTCCGGCAGCAACGGGCCGGCGAGTGCCATCAGCACGCCGTCGGTCGCCGCGTAGAACACGCCGTACAGGCCGAGGGTGAGCGCGAACAGCGCCCAGCCGGTCAGCGGGCTGAGCAGCAGCAGGTAGACGGCGATCAGCGCGCCGTAGCCCGCGAGCATCACCGGCAGCCTGCCGAGCCGGTCGGCCAGCGCGCCGAGCGGTGCGGCCAGCAGGAGATAACCCAGGTTCGTCCCGACGGCCAGCAGCGGGAACCAGCCGGTGGCGATGTCCTCCTTGGCCTGCAGCAGGAGATACACGAACCCGTCGCCGATGGTCGCGAGGCCGAGGACGCAGGCGGCGATCAGCAGCCGTCGCACGCCTGCGCCCCGCAGGAGCCCGGCCGCCGCCCGCAAGGACACGGTTCCCGACGGCGGCTTGGGCGCGCGGTGGTCGCGGACGAACAGCGCCAGCAGCAGCACCCCGGCCGCGGCGATGCAGAAACTGGTCACGAAGACCGCGTCGAACCCCTCGGTCCCGGTCGCCGAACCCGCCACGGCCAGCACGCCGACCGCGGCGAGCGGGCCGAGGAACGCGCCGACGCTGTCCATCGCCCGGTGCACCCCGAAGGCGCGGCCCAGCATGTGCTCGGGAGCCGACAGGGTGATCAGCGCGTCGCGGGGCGCGGTCCGCAGGCCCTTGCCCGTCCGGTCCGCCGTCAGCACCACGCCGATCGCGGTCGCCGACGAGCCCGCCGCCACCAGCCCCAGTTTGGCCACCGCCGACATCGCGTAGCCAAGGCCCGCGACGGCCTTGCGCCGCCGGACCCGGTCCGCGACGTAGCCGCCGACCAGGCGCAGCAGCGCGGTCGCGCCGGTGTAGAGGCCGTCCACCACGCCGTAGGCCGCCGGGCCCAGGTGCAGCCCCAGCACCAGGTACACCGGCAGCACGGCCGTCACCATCTCCGAGGAGATGTCCGTGACGAGGCTGACGGTGCCCAGGGCGAAGACGTTCCCGCCGAGCAGGGCGAAGGATTTCTTGGACACGCCACCGGGATGCTCCCGGCGGCCGATCGTGGACAGATACACGCTGCGGACCACCTTTCCCCGCCCGCGGGCGCGTCCACAGTGGACACGCCCGCGGGGTTCACCCGGTTACTGCCACACGCTCGTGATCGGCGACTTGTTCGCCGCGTTGGCGATGCCCGGCAGGCCGAACGCCGCCTCCATCGTGCGGAGGATCGAATAGTGGTTGATGGATTCGCTGTAGCTGCCCGGCTTCACGTGGGCGCCGACGAAGGTGGTGTAGATCTGGTTCACCGACGTCCCGCTGTCCTCGTCGAAATTGACGATCAGCAGGCTGTTGTGCGTCTTGGCCCACTGCGCGTACGCGTCGAGGTTCTTCTTCAGCCATTTGTCGCCCGTGTCGACCGAGCAGTCGTGCATGTCGCTGCACAGATCCGGGGTCACGAAAGCGACGTGCGGCAGCTTGGTGAAGTCGCTCGGGAACGACGAGAAGCGTTTGTTCGCCGAGGCGGGGACATTGCCGAAGCTGACCCAGCTGTTGTGCTTGCGGGCGTAGGTGCCCTTTTCGCAGCCGGTGTAGCCGTCGGACGGCATGCTTTCCGCGTAGCCGACGAACTTCTTGCCGATCCCCGCCAGCTGGGAGGCGATGTTCTCCTTGTTGCCCAGATCCTGGCATTTGTTGCTGTCGACGCCGTGCGTCGAACCCGCGAACTGGGCGATGTAGTTCGGCTGGCTCGGGTGCGTCGTCCCGTACGCCTTGGTGAACTTCGCCCCCTGCGAGGCGAGTTTGTTGAAGTACGGTGCCTTCGAACTGCCGTTGATCTCCTTGTAGTCCTTGTTCTCGAACATCACGAGGACGATGTGGTCGAACGCGGGCACCTTCGCCGCGACGGGCTCTATCGCGGCGGTGGAAGTGTCCTGATGGGACACCACCAGCGCCGCGGCCAGGCCGGTCGCGGCGACGGCCGCGACCGCTATCCGTTTCCAGAACATGAGAAACCTCCCGGTGAAAAGGTTGAAACTTTGACGACCGGCCATCGGGTTCAGCGGCGCTCCGCGGGCGTCGACAGAGTCGAGACATCAGATGTCTTGGCTGCATTAAAACGGCAGTGAAGTCCTCGGCCCACCAAGATCGCCTGACTGGAGTAATCGAGGGGCGGAGAACGCCCAAATCCGGCATTTGCTGGCATGGAACCGTGTAAACATCCCGGTTGACCTTGTGGCCGAGGCCGGGAACCGATGAGGTTATGGCAACTTGCTGATTCAGCCGGTGGACAGTGGCGACGCCATTGCACCGGCTTCGTGGTGTACTCATCCGACCATTGGTTAAGCTGGTCGGCGTGAAGCCCTTTTCGCCGAGGCCGGCCGGATACACGATCGAAGAACTTTCCGCGATCGTCGGCATGTCGGCGCGCAATATCCGGGCGCATCAGACGAGAGGTCTGGTGCCCCCGCCGGTCCGCCACGGCAGATCCGCCTATTACGGTCCGGTTCATCTGCGACGCCTGCGGCGCATCACGACGCTGCAGAAACAGGGCTTCAACCTGGTGTCCATCGGCGCGATGCTCGGAGCGGCCACAGTGGACGGCGGCGCCGAGCGGCTGGCGGCGGCGGTGGCCGACATCGCCCGCGACCAGCCCGCCGTCGCCCGGTGCCTGGAACGGCACGGGGTGGTCGGCCGGGACGACGCGGGAACGCCCGCCGTCGTGCGCCCGGCCGTTTCGCGGGCGGTGGCGGACCTCGCGGGCGCGGGGATCCCGCCGCTCGCGGCCTTGCGGTTCCTCGGGCAGTTCCTCGATCGGGTCGCCCCGCTGGCAGGCGAGCAGCTGGCGGTGTTGAAAGCTCAGACCGGAGGTGTTTCGGCCGCTCCACGGGCCTGTTTCGCCGAGCTTCTTGTAAGCGCTTTCAGAACCTCGGTCGAGAACGCGGCCGAAGTCACTTTTCCAGCCGGGGAGCCAGGGACACGGCCGCCGAGGTAGCCCTCGCCGTCGCCGCACCGAGGTCGGTCCCCTCGGCGAAACTGGACAGGATGACGACGACATAGCGGTCGTCCTCACCGACGAGTCCGGTCGTGTGCGCGTCCACGGCGCCCCGTCCGGACGCCCAGCCCTGCTTCACGGCCCAAGGCCGGTCTTGGAAGGCCGTGGGGATGCCGAAATGCTGGTCGAACCCGTCGGCGGCGGTCCGGGTCGCTTCCCGTAGCGGCTTGAGGATCACGTTCCGCTTGGCCTTCGGGAGTTTGAGGATGTGCCGGTACACCAGGGCGATGTCGTCCGCAGTGGACAGAGTGTCGCCCCAGCGGCCCGCGTCGGCGGGGGCGGAAGTGCTTTTCAGCCCGGCGGCGGCCACCGTCCTGGTCACGATCGCGGGCCCGCCGTTCTTGGTCCAAAGGGTGTTGGCGATGGCGTCGTCGCTTTTCGCCAGCATCCGGTAAAGCTGGGATTCGTCGGCTTTGCTCGACTTGCGGGTGATGGCGTCCAGCGCGATGAACAGTTTCACCACCGACGCCGTGCGGAATCTTTCCGAACCCCTGTCGTCGATCACCTGCTTGCCCGCTGTGCGGTCGAAGACCACGGTGGCGGCACGTTCTTCCGATGCCGGAAGGCTTTCCGCGTTGGCCTGGAAGATCACGTAACCGAGGATCCCGGTGACCAGAAGAAAAGCGGTCAGGACCGTCACGCGAAGGCGTAGCCGCCGATTCGCGCCGGGAACGGCGATCGGCCTGGTTCGTTCGTCGTCGAACATGATGCCGATGTTCAGAGACGATCATCGTTGTCCCGTCTCGTTCTTGTCATGAATCCGTAACAGCGGCGGACCGCACGGAAACACTTTCGGCGCTTCGGAAACCGGGCCGGACATCGTGTCCGGATACCGGCCGATCGGCCGATGTGGAATGACTTCCCGGTCGATGCGGGGAAGGCGGCGGCCCCCGTGCTCGGCGGTGCCGGGGGCCGCCGCCGGGTCAGGACCGCTGCACGATGATCTGATCGACCAGGGTGCCGTCGGCGCTGATCGCGCGGACGTCCATTTTGGGCGGTGTGGTGCCCGTGCCCGCGACGACGTCGACCGCGACCAGGCTGTACCCCCGGAACCGGACTCGGGACCAGGTGACCTTCTTGGTGCGGTCCTTGCCGTCCCGTTCGGAGTACTTCATCGGGACGGGGGAGTCGTTGGGGGTTTCATGGCCGAGGTAGGTGTCGGGAGCCGGGAACTCGGAGACACTGCCGCCACCGCCGCCCGCGGTGATGTAGGTCGTCCCGTCCTTGACCGGGTTGGTCATTCCGCGCGAAGGCACCTTCTTGACGGCCTTGCCTGCGCGGATCGGGTCGGTGCGCTCGTAGATGTGGTTGTGCCCGTTGAGTACCAGGTCGACCTGGTACTTGTCGAACAGTGGGGCCCAGTCCGTCTGCGCGCCGAGTTCGGCGCCGTTGGAATGGCAGGTGGAGTACGTGCACTGGTGGCAGTAGACGACGATGAAGTCGATCGTGGGATCGGCGCGGAAGGCGGCGAGCGTCTTGCCGAGCCACTTGAGCTGCTTGCCCTTGGTGTAGTCCAGGTTGGACGGGCTGTTGTAGCAGACGTCGTTGCCGTCGAGGCTGATCAGGCCGACGTTCTGGTACCGCCACGAGTAGATGCAGGTGGAGCCGTTCCAGGCGTTGTCCGGCATGGTGAACCGCGCCCGCACGCCGCCGTACCCGTCCGCGGAGTACCAGCCCTCCATCTCGTGGTTGCCGAGCGCCATCATCCACGGGATCCCGGCGGTGACGGGTTCGTTCTGCACGAAGAAGGAGTCCCACAGCCGGGCGTCGTACTGGTCTTCCTCCGGATGCCCGCCCTCGCCCTCGAGCGCGTAGCTCAGGTCGCCCATGGCGAGGTGGAAGGCCGGGTCGAGGCCCGCGATCAGGCTGCTGGTCGCGACGGCGTTGTAGCCGACGCCCTGGTCGCCGAAGGCCGTGAAGGAGAACGTGCCGTCGCCGCCGGGGGCCGGGGCGGTGCGGAAACTCGCCATCTCGCCGAGCCTGGCGGCGGGATCGTAACCGTCGTGGCCGACGACGTAGTAGTAGGTGGTGTTGGGCAGCAGGCGGTCGATCCTGGCGTGGAGGTAGTACTGGGTGATCGCCTTCGGGCTGTTCGGCGGCACTTCCTCGACCGGGTGCTGCCAGGACATCTGGCTGGTCAGCGCCCTGACCTCGGCCTGGATGGGCGGGCTGAAGTCGCCGGGCACCGTGCCGATCCGGACGAACGGCGCGGTCACCGCCGCGGGCACCTGCCAGGAGACCACGACCTGCTGGGACGGGTCGGCCCCGTAGGCGATGTGCCGTCCGAAGGGCCGCAGCGCCGACCCCGCGACCTTGTCCGCGTTGAGCAGCACGGTCGGTCCGGGGGAGGCCAAGGCGGTGCCGGGCTGCAGGACGCCGCCGAGGGTGAGTGCCGCGCCGCTCACCGCGCCCACCCGGAACAGGGTCCGCCTCGAGTACTGGTTGACGAAGTTGTCGTGTTTCTCGGCCAGGCTGAGCCGACGGTAGGCTTGGGACCTGCTGTTCCGGGGAGTTTCGGCCATGAAATTGAAGTTAAGAAGGCTTCCTAACTAAGTCAAGAAGTCGGCGACGGCTGCATGGAACCATGCAAGCGGGCGTGACTCACGTGCTTGAAGGCGGAACTCGCGTGATCAGACGGCGATCTCGGTGTGTGGCGTCTGATCACGCGAGATCCGCCTCTGATCACGCGAGTCACGAGTTTTGATCTAGAGCAGTTCGGACGAGACGACCGCGCGGAGGGTCCGCAGTCGCTCCAGTAGCGGCTCGACCTCGTCGGCCGCGATGAGGACGGCGCAGGTCATCGTGCTTTCCCGGACGCCGTCGCGCACGTCGACCGACAGGTCGTGGACGAGGCAGCCGAGCGCGTCGACCAGGCCGGGGATCTGCTCGACGCCGCCGACGAAATACGTGGCGATCCGGCGGCGGACCAGCATGGCCGAACGAGGGGCGGGAACCTGGAAAGCGGTGAGCGACATCGTGGTCTCCAAAGGCGGGAAAACGAACAGGCCATGGAGGGCCAGGTCCCGCGAGATACCCCGTGTCGAGGGGTCGCCGGAATGCGCGCCGGCGACCTGGTTCAGCCGGCGCGCTTGACTACGAGTCGAGTGAAGAGTCGAGTGAAGCGGCGCACGGCGACAGGCTAGCACGCCCCGCCGGAAGTCAGGAGAGCCGCAGCCGGGGCCCTTGTTCCCGGACGTGCGCGACGGACCCGCAGCCGAGGTCCAGCTGGCGTTGCCGTTCCGCGACGAACGCCCGGCCGAGACCGGTGCGGTCCGAAGTGGACAGTGTGCGCCTGAGTTCGTTCAGCAGTCCGCGTTCCTCGGAACGGATATGCGCGTCCACCGAATTCTCCAGTGCTGCCAACGCCTTCTCGGAGCCGGTGGATTCCAGTACGGCCAGCAGTTCCTCCGCGAAGCCGCTCTCCGTCGCATCGGGACGGACGATCCGTTCCGTCGCGGTGGCATGCGCGACCAGCGACGCCGACAGCTCCGCGATCAGCGCCGGACGGTCGGCCTCGTCGTTGCGGAGGTCCCGGAAGAGCTGCTCGATCCGGCGATGGTCGGCCAGGACGACCTCGACCAGGTCGGAGCCGGGGGGAGCGGCCGTCGGACCGGGGCGCATCCAGCCGAACGTCAGCTCCACGGCCTGGCGCCAGTGCGAGTACTCGCTGTCCCGGCGGGCGGGGTTCATCGACGGCAGCCATTGCCCGGCGCGATGCCAGTTCCGGCGCAGGCCCTCCAGATCCGGCCAGTATCCGACCGACAACCCGGCCGCGTACGCCGCGCCCAGCGAGACCGTCTCGGCGACCATCGGGCGGACCACCGGCACGTCGAGGACGTCTGCGACGAACTGCATCAGCAGGTTGTCCGCGGTCATCCCGCCGTCCACTTTGAGCGTCGACAGTGCGAGCCCCGAATCGGCGTTCATCGCGTCGACGACCTCGCGGGTCTGCCAGCCGGTGGCTTCGAGCACCGCCCTGGCGAGGTGACCTTTGGTGATGTACGACGTCAGCCCGGCGATCACCCCGCGCGCTTCACTGTGCCAGTGCGGCGCGAACAGCCCCGAGAAGGCGGGCACGATGTAGCAACCGCCGTTGTCCTCGACCGTGCGGGCCAGCGTCTCGATCTCGGGCGCGCTGCCGATCAGCTCCAGCCCGTCCCGGAACCACTGCACGAGCGACCCGGTGACCGCGATCGACCCTTCGAGGGCGTACACGGCGGGCTCGTCGCCGATCTTGAATCCGACGGTGGTCAGCATGCCGTGCGTCGACAGCACCGGCGTCGGACCGGTGTTGAGCAGCAGGAAGCTGCCTGTCCCGTAGGTGCACTTCGCCTCACCGGGCGCGAAACAGGTCTGGCCGAACAACGCGGCCTGCTGATCACCGAGCGCTGCCGCGATCCGGATCCCCGGCACCACCCGTGACGTCGTCCCGTACACCTCGGTCGACGGCCGGATCTCCGGCAGCATCGCGCGCGGGACGTCGAAGAACTCCAGCAGCTCGTCGTCCCACGACAGCGTCCGCAGGTTCATCAGCATGGTGCGCGAGGCGTTGGTGACGTCGGTGACGTGGACGCCGCCCTCGGGGCCGCCGGTCAGGTTCCAGATCAGCCAGCTCTCGACGGTCCCGAACAGGACGTCGCCGCGCTCGGCGCGTTCCCGCAGGCCAGGGGTCCTTTCGAGCATCCAGCGGATACGAGGCGCGGAGAAGTACGTGGCCAGCGGCAGCCCGCACAGCCGCCGGACACGGTCCGCGCCCGGCTCGCGGGCGAGCTGTTCGAGCATCGCGTCGGTGCGCGTGTCCTGCCAGACGATCGCGCGCCCGACGGGGTTGCCGGTGTGCCTGTCCCACAGCACCGTCGTCTCACGCTGGTTCGCGATGCCGAGACCGGCCACCTGCCCGGCTTCGGC
This window encodes:
- a CDS encoding MerR family transcriptional regulator, whose amino-acid sequence is MKPFSPRPAGYTIEELSAIVGMSARNIRAHQTRGLVPPPVRHGRSAYYGPVHLRRLRRITTLQKQGFNLVSIGAMLGAATVDGGAERLAAAVADIARDQPAVARCLERHGVVGRDDAGTPAVVRPAVSRAVADLAGAGIPPLAALRFLGQFLDRVAPLAGEQLAVLKAQTGGVSAAPRACFAELLVSAFRTSVENAAEVTFPAGEPGTRPPR
- a CDS encoding purple acid phosphatase family protein, which produces MAETPRNSRSQAYRRLSLAEKHDNFVNQYSRRTLFRVGAVSGAALTLGGVLQPGTALASPGPTVLLNADKVAGSALRPFGRHIAYGADPSQQVVVSWQVPAAVTAPFVRIGTVPGDFSPPIQAEVRALTSQMSWQHPVEEVPPNSPKAITQYYLHARIDRLLPNTTYYYVVGHDGYDPAARLGEMASFRTAPAPGGDGTFSFTAFGDQGVGYNAVATSSLIAGLDPAFHLAMGDLSYALEGEGGHPEEDQYDARLWDSFFVQNEPVTAGIPWMMALGNHEMEGWYSADGYGGVRARFTMPDNAWNGSTCIYSWRYQNVGLISLDGNDVCYNSPSNLDYTKGKQLKWLGKTLAAFRADPTIDFIVVYCHQCTYSTCHSNGAELGAQTDWAPLFDKYQVDLVLNGHNHIYERTDPIRAGKAVKKVPSRGMTNPVKDGTTYITAGGGGGSVSEFPAPDTYLGHETPNDSPVPMKYSERDGKDRTKKVTWSRVRFRGYSLVAVDVVAGTGTTPPKMDVRAISADGTLVDQIIVQRS
- a CDS encoding MFS transporter, with product MYLSTIGRREHPGGVSKKSFALLGGNVFALGTVSLVTDISSEMVTAVLPVYLVLGLHLGPAAYGVVDGLYTGATALLRLVGGYVADRVRRRKAVAGLGYAMSAVAKLGLVAAGSSATAIGVVLTADRTGKGLRTAPRDALITLSAPEHMLGRAFGVHRAMDSVGAFLGPLAAVGVLAVAGSATGTEGFDAVFVTSFCIAAAGVLLLALFVRDHRAPKPPSGTVSLRAAAGLLRGAGVRRLLIAACVLGLATIGDGFVYLLLQAKEDIATGWFPLLAVGTNLGYLLLAAPLGALADRLGRLPVMLAGYGALIAVYLLLLSPLTGWALFALTLGLYGVFYAATDGVLMALAGPLLPEALRTTGIAIVQSGQALAYFVSSVLFGLSWQFWGATAAIAIAAGTVLVAVAATFVLLAPLRKARP
- the glpK gene encoding glycerol kinase GlpK; its protein translation is MVQRYVMSIDQGTTSTRCILFDARGRLVSVAQREHQQHFPRPGWVEHDATEIWRNVARIVPQALADAGAEAGQVAGLGIANQRETTVLWDRHTGNPVGRAIVWQDTRTDAMLEQLAREPGADRVRRLCGLPLATYFSAPRIRWMLERTPGLRERAERGDVLFGTVESWLIWNLTGGPEGGVHVTDVTNASRTMLMNLRTLSWDDELLEFFDVPRAMLPEIRPSTEVYGTTSRVVPGIRIAAALGDQQAALFGQTCFAPGEAKCTYGTGSFLLLNTGPTPVLSTHGMLTTVGFKIGDEPAVYALEGSIAVTGSLVQWFRDGLELIGSAPEIETLARTVEDNGGCYIVPAFSGLFAPHWHSEARGVIAGLTSYITKGHLARAVLEATGWQTREVVDAMNADSGLALSTLKVDGGMTADNLLMQFVADVLDVPVVRPMVAETVSLGAAYAAGLSVGYWPDLEGLRRNWHRAGQWLPSMNPARRDSEYSHWRQAVELTFGWMRPGPTAAPPGSDLVEVVLADHRRIEQLFRDLRNDEADRPALIAELSASLVAHATATERIVRPDATESGFAEELLAVLESTGSEKALAALENSVDAHIRSEERGLLNELRRTLSTSDRTGLGRAFVAERQRQLDLGCGSVAHVREQGPRLRLS
- a CDS encoding TolB family protein, translating into MNTRTRVLIAVTGVLALAAAAVIYVGVAGARNQDTASAGTSGAVTLESGRLLFRSTADADRGHVSSVAAADPGGARAVSTVSCSRVYAAGGTGICLRPETGLTTYQLAVLDSRLTVTQEIPLVGLPNRARVSADGKRLAWTVFVTGDSYNGGRFSTRAGTLDLTTDSVEGTLEDFAVTVEGKPYKAADFNFWGVTFTRQPDRFYATMSTGSHRYLVEGDSAARTVKTLRDNVECPSLSPDETHLAYKSAVDGDPAKGWRVSVLDLASGAVTPLAETRNVDDQPAWLDDRTVAYALPRTQGHSDVWTVPADGTGAPRLLIPEAESPAAL
- a CDS encoding alkaline phosphatase family protein — translated: MFWKRIAVAAVAATGLAAALVVSHQDTSTAAIEPVAAKVPAFDHIVLVMFENKDYKEINGSSKAPYFNKLASQGAKFTKAYGTTHPSQPNYIAQFAGSTHGVDSNKCQDLGNKENIASQLAGIGKKFVGYAESMPSDGYTGCEKGTYARKHNSWVSFGNVPASANKRFSSFPSDFTKLPHVAFVTPDLCSDMHDCSVDTGDKWLKKNLDAYAQWAKTHNSLLIVNFDEDSGTSVNQIYTTFVGAHVKPGSYSESINHYSILRTMEAAFGLPGIANAANKSPITSVWQ